The genomic region ATAATAATAAACTTATTGATACCCTGAAGAGATTGCGGGATTTAGGCAATACCGTTATTGTGGTGGAACATGACGAGATGACAATGCTTGAGGCCGATCATATTGTCGATGTCGGTCCGGGCGCGGGTGAGCATGGCGGAAAAATTGTGGCCGAAGGCAGCCCGGCGCAGATAAAAAAAACAGCCGTTTCTTTGACCGGCCAGTACTTATCCGGCAAGAAATCAATCCCGGCGCCGGCCAAATATCGGGCAGGAAACGGAAATAATTTAACTATTTTTGGCGCGGCCGAACATAATTTAAAAAATATTGACGTTGCCATTCCTTTGGGAAAGTTCGTGGCGATTACCGGCGTATCCGGTTCGGGCAAGTCAACTTTGATGGACGATATTTTAGCCCGGGCTTTAAACCAGAAATTTTACCGGGCCAAAGCCGAACCGGGCAGGCATAAAAAAATTGAAGGATGGCAACATATTGATAAAGTCATAAATATTGACCAGTCGCCGATTGGCCGCACTCCGCGCTCTAACCCGGCTACTTATACCGGCGCCTTTACTCCCATTAGGGATTTGTTCGCCTCTTTGCCCGAAGCAAAGATAAGGGGATATAAGGCGGGGCGTTTTTCTTTTAACGTTGTCGGCGGCCGGTGCGAAGCTTGCGGCGGAGACGGCATGGTAAAAATTGAAATGCAGTTTTTGCCCGATGTTTATGTGGAATGCGAAGTCTGCCACGGCCAGAGATATAATAAAGAAGCTTTGGAAATTTATTATAAGGATAAAAACATTTCCGATGTTCTTAATATGACCGTGGAAGAAGCCATGAATTTTTTTAAGAATATCCCGGCGATTTATCAGAAGCTCGTGACTTTAAATGAAGTGGGGTTAAGCTATATAAAGCTCGGCCAGAGCGCCACGACTTTATCCGGCGGAGAAGCGCAAAGGGTAAAACTGGCGACCGAATTGTCCCGCCGGGCAACCGGGAGAACTTTATACATTTTAGACGAACCGACGACAGGCCTGCATTTTGACGACATAAAAAGATTGCTGGAAGTTTTAGGCCAGCTGGCCGACAAAGGCAATACGGTTTTAATTATTGAGCATAATTTAGATGTCATAAAATCTGTGGACTGGATTATTGATTTAGGGCCCGAAGGGGGAGAAGCGGGCGGAGAAATTGTGGTCACAGGCACGCCCAAAGATGTGGCAAAAGTTAAAAAAAGTTACACGGGGCAGTATTTAAGTAAAATAATAAAATAATAAAATAATATCACCGCCGAGGCCGCCGTGGCGACGGGGCAGGCAAGGGGGAGTTTGATAGAGCGCCCCTTGTTAAAGGGGTAAGGGGAATTTTTCGGAAGGGGGTATTTTTAAATAAAAAAAGAGGGGCGATAAGACTTGTGTCTATCGCCCCTTTGTTGTCTCGAAGTTCTCCTTTTGCGTTCCTTGGCCAATTATTGGCTCTCAAGGAGAGATGTCAAAGGACAACCGGTGTTCCCGTAGCATATCCCCGGTTTGTTGTTTGGCTTTGTAGGTATGAAACCGAAAGCCGGGAGCTGACGGGCGGCGAGGGATCGTCGTATGTCAAGTAGTGTGATCCCCGAACCGGGCCTGTCGCGAGAGAAAGAACTCCGCTGCGCTGTTTGGTGTTTTTTTGTCGCCGAGTTGGGAGGTTTGTAAAACTCCGTCGGACGCTGTTGAGCCGCTTAGCGCAGGTATCGCTTTTAATGTTACACATTTAAAGCTTTTTGACGTCACGCGGTTACCGCCCATTTTCCGCGCCTAGTTTCTTGGCGCCGCTTTCAGCAAAATTCACTTTAGCGTTATGGGTTAGGTTTCCCGCGCAGGGTTGTTGAATGTTCTGTTTTCAGCTCCTGCCACGGATCAGGCCGTAGTGGTAGCTGGCGAGTTTGGCGAATCGGGTCACGATTGCCTCCTCGATTTCCCATCCTATTTCCCGCTGGCTCATCGATGGCCTGCGAGTTAGGGCTGGGTCGCTTTGACCTTTTTGCGGCCCACTTTCCCGCCTTTCCAGATTCTGCCGTAATTTTTTCGGGAAAGGGCCCGGTGCCGGTGTCAGATCCGAATGAGACGGCTCGAGTTGCTGTTCTTACGGTTGGTCGGCGCCCTTGCCATGTCCTTCCCTCCTGCGCATTTTGCGGTTTGAATAACAGGCTTCCAGCCCCAGTAAGGAAGCCAGTATTTAATATTATTAGCTTAACATAAACATCTGTCAAACACTAATCAGGCACTTTATCATAATATAAAAAAATTGTCAATGCTTAAAAGATTAAAATAATTAATATTTATTTAAAATTAGCCAAAAATTTATTATTTAACCGCTCTTTTGAATATTCCGACAGTCAAGGCTGGGGTTTTTTAAAAACTGGCGGGCCAAAGATTTTTTTCGCCAAAAACTTGGGCAGTAAAGATTTTTAATTTAGTTCCCCCTTTCTTTTTATAGCAATCCGGGGGCAGTCCGGCTTTTTGCGAGCATAACTGGCTTAAAAATTCCTCCAAATTCCAGCCGGTTTCAGCCGCCACTTGCGGTAAAAATACCCCGCTTCGCCCGCCTTTTTCAACAATTACACCATGCTCGCCAAGTTTTATATCCTGCCAATTGCTAATTTCTTCCGGAACAGATAAAACGCTTATTTCATAATCCAATTTATCCAGTTCGTTTTCCGTTACCGGGTTAAACCTGTAATCCTCACTGCAGGCGGCTATGGCCATATCGCGCACTACCTCCCAAAGAGGCTGGTCCGGAGGAATAATCTGGCCGATGCAGCCGCGCAGTCGGCTTCCTTTGTGTATGGTGACAAAAGCGCCTTCCCGTCTTTGCAGTCTTTCATTTTTAACTTCAAATTCCGGAATTTTCCCCTTACGCGCATAATCTTCCACGGTTCTTCTGGCAATTTCCAACAATTCTTTTTTTTGATTCTTGTTTAATAATTCCGGGGTCATATTTTTTTTAAAATATTCAGAATGTTTTTATGGGCTCTGCCGTTACTGGCGGCTAAATCTTTACTGTCCAAATTCCATTCTTTTCCGGAAAAATCCGTTACTCTTCCTCCGGCTTCCCGGATTAACAATACTCCGGCCGTCACGTCCCAGGGGTTAGCCCCGGGGATTACGATTGATTCTATCCGGCCGCAGGCCGTATAAGCCATTTCCAAAGCGGCGCTGCCCAATTGCCGGCAATCCAAGCCGCTTAATTTTTGTTTTTTGTAATAAGCCAGAGCTTTTTTTATGTTTTTTTCCTTGTGGCCGTGGCAGAAAGTATTTATAATTTTTCCTTGAAAAATGTTTGAGGCCTTAATTTTTTTTCCGTTTAGGCGGGCGCCTTTTCCTTTTTCCGCCTCATATAATTCTTTTAAAAAAGGAACAAAAATTATTCCCAATATAATTTCCTTTCCTTTAACCAGGGCAATTGAGATTGACCACAAAGGATTATGGATAGAAAAATTGGTAGTACCGTCCAAGGGATCAATAATCCAAAGGTAATCGGCCCCGCACCTTTCGGAATAATCAGTCATTTTGTGATAAGTTTTTTTACTCCGTTTTAAGGGTGCGGGATTTATTTGGCCGGCTTCTTCGGACAATATCCGGTGGTCGGGAAAATATTTTCTTATTTCCTTAATTATAATTTTTTCCGCGTTCAGATCGGATTTAGTTAAAATTTCATGCCGGGATTTTAATTTTATTTTTTTTCTGTCGAAATTACCGTATTCTCGCAAAAGAATTTTTCCCGCTTTTTTGGCCGCGTTTACGGCGACATTTTTTATTCGACTGTCCATAGCATTCAAATCTACGAATGAATTCAAATCTACGAATTCTTTTGTAGTAATTCGTTATTTAATATTCTTTTTGGAGTTATATATTTTTGTCTAAAGTTCACTAATATACCTAGACGTAAGCCAGAGCAAGACAGGTATCTTTTTACTTGGAAATAATTTTCTAACGTTAGAAATCTTACTGTTTTTAGTTCAATAACTATTTTGCCTTCTACAATGAAATCACAAATATTTCTGCCTTCTTTTTCATTATTGAAAGATGATTTTAGTTTATATTCTTTTTTATATTTTAGCCCCTGATTTTTTAATGAATCTTCAAAATAATCAGCGTATTGTTTTTCATTTTTATATCTGCCTAAATCATTGTGGGTTTTAAACAGCAATCCATTTATCTTATAAGATAACTCTTTATATATTACTTTATTTTCCATATTAATTATTTGTAGATTTGGATTTATTTGTAGATTCGAGTGTTTCTAATATCTTTAATTCCAGTTTGTTTTTTTTCGTGTCCCAGACGGCAAAAGTGGCCTTTCCCCATATTCCGCCCAGCTCCCCGGGATTAACTAATTCAGTCCCGTCGATTTCTTCCAAAGACGGTTTGTGGCTATGGCCGTAAAAGATTATGTCGCAGTGGCCGGCATGCAATACTTTGTCAATAAAGTGGGCTTCGTGGCAAAGACCGACAATTCGCCCGTCTATTTTAAATCGGCCGGTTTTGCCGAAACAATTAATGTTTTTAAATTTTTTTAATTCCTTTTCCTCATATAATTCAACATTCCCTCTGGCCAGGTAAATGGAATTTTTGAATTTTTTTCCCAAAACATGAAGAGTCTCGCTGTTGGTCAGGTCGCCGGCGCAAATAATTTTTTTAATTTTATTTTTTCCGCTCCAATTTAGGAATTTATTTAAGTTAACCAAATTATCGTGGATATCGGCAATAATGGCAATAAGCATAAAATTTAAATATAGTTACGTTGGTTATGGTTTTTAAATAAAATATTTTTGCGGTTTTTTGGCAAAATCGGGCTGAAGTTGAAATTTTTTACGCAACCGCAAGATGGCCGGATTATTTCGTAATGACAAGATTTCCTTTTTTAACTTGCTCTTCGCGGCTTTCTTCCAAATTTGACCAGCCAACCAAATCGGAAAAAAATTTTTCTTTTTCTTGCCCCTCCATCGGTTCAGGCCGGCTCAATTTGGATTTTAAGGGGAAAAGGTAAAATTCATTTTTTTCCTCCGTGATTTTTACGCCGATAGCCAGCCCCTCCTGGGTGCCGGAAGAAAAGTATTGGTCAAAAATGAAATTGCCCAGAGAATAAAAAATCGGCTTCCCTCTATAAATTTCTATGCCCTGGACAACGTGCGGGTGGTGGCCGATAATTATGTCCGCGCCGGCATCAATTAAGTTGCGGGCGGTTTTTTGTTGAATTTTATTAAATTGATGTTTGTATTCTTCGCCCCAGTGGACATTAACTATCACTAGATCTGTTTTTCCCGCCAGATCCTTTATAATTTCCCCCGCCCCTCCTTGATCAACAAGGGAATAAACTGAACTAAATCCGGCCAGACCGATTTTTTTTCCGGAGACTTCTAGTATTTTTCCGCTGCAATCCCCGATTTGTCCGTCCGGGCAGCCGCTATAATAAAAATTCAGGTTATCCAGGTTTTTTCTGGTTTCCATTATACCACGTTCGCCTTGGTCGGAGAAATGGTTATTGGCCAGATTAAAAAAATTAAAATGATATTTTTTTAATTCGGAAATTATTTTCGGCGAAAAAGCGAAGTCATAAGACATAACGGGGTTATAGTGGGCGCCCTCATCCGTGACCGCCCCTTCAAGATTGGCGCTTACAATGTCATAACCGCAGAAAAAATTTTCATCCAAATTTTCAAAAAGATAAGAAAGGCCTTTTTGGCTTATTTTTTCCCCGACATGCCGGTCAAGCATCAGGTCTCCCAAGAAGAGCATTTTAAGGGAGGAGGCGTTTTTTTTTGGGATTAATTTTTCCGGGGGAAGAAAATAATCGCCCGGGTCTTTGGCGGCTGAATAAAAAAGCAGGACAAGAAAAAGGCTTACGGCGAAAATCGCCGTTAAGCTTAAAATTTTTATAAATTTTTCGTAATTGATTTTTTTAAGAAAGCCCATATTTTAATTATAACGCAAATAAAGAAAAAACCAAATGTAGAGACGCGGTTAATCGCGTCTCTACATTTGGTTTTTTGGTGTTTATTTACAGATTATATTTATTTCCTCATTTTTACCTCGTAATTTATCTGTTCTATTTTCCTTAGGTTTCCTTTGGCCTGGTCGTATTTTGTGCGCAGATAGCCGGTCATGTCAAATATTATCAGCTGGTCCATAATTTCGTTCAGGGTATTTTTTATTTTTTCCACTTCGGAAAATTTTCCGGCTGCCGCCCGATTTATGGCATAGCGCACCAATTCGCCGGTCGTGTCGCAAATTCCGCCCAGATAGC from Patescibacteria group bacterium harbors:
- a CDS encoding ATP-binding cassette domain-containing protein; the protein is NNKLIDTLKRLRDLGNTVIVVEHDEMTMLEADHIVDVGPGAGEHGGKIVAEGSPAQIKKTAVSLTGQYLSGKKSIPAPAKYRAGNGNNLTIFGAAEHNLKNIDVAIPLGKFVAITGVSGSGKSTLMDDILARALNQKFYRAKAEPGRHKKIEGWQHIDKVINIDQSPIGRTPRSNPATYTGAFTPIRDLFASLPEAKIRGYKAGRFSFNVVGGRCEACGGDGMVKIEMQFLPDVYVECEVCHGQRYNKEALEIYYKDKNISDVLNMTVEEAMNFFKNIPAIYQKLVTLNEVGLSYIKLGQSATTLSGGEAQRVKLATELSRRATGRTLYILDEPTTGLHFDDIKRLLEVLGQLADKGNTVLIIEHNLDVIKSVDWIIDLGPEGGEAGGEIVVTGTPKDVAKVKKSYTGQYLSKIIK
- the amrA gene encoding AmmeMemoRadiSam system protein A — encoded protein: MTPELLNKNQKKELLEIARRTVEDYARKGKIPEFEVKNERLQRREGAFVTIHKGSRLRGCIGQIIPPDQPLWEVVRDMAIAACSEDYRFNPVTENELDKLDYEISVLSVPEEISNWQDIKLGEHGVIVEKGGRSGVFLPQVAAETGWNLEEFLSQLCSQKAGLPPDCYKKKGGTKLKIFTAQVFGEKNLWPASF
- a CDS encoding inositol monophosphatase family protein — its product is MDSRIKNVAVNAAKKAGKILLREYGNFDRKKIKLKSRHEILTKSDLNAEKIIIKEIRKYFPDHRILSEEAGQINPAPLKRSKKTYHKMTDYSERCGADYLWIIDPLDGTTNFSIHNPLWSISIALVKGKEIILGIIFVPFLKELYEAEKGKGARLNGKKIKASNIFQGKIINTFCHGHKEKNIKKALAYYKKQKLSGLDCRQLGSAALEMAYTACGRIESIVIPGANPWDVTAGVLLIREAGGRVTDFSGKEWNLDSKDLAASNGRAHKNILNILKKI
- a CDS encoding GxxExxY protein; protein product: MENKVIYKELSYKINGLLFKTHNDLGRYKNEKQYADYFEDSLKNQGLKYKKEYKLKSSFNNEKEGRNICDFIVEGKIVIELKTVRFLTLENYFQVKRYLSCSGLRLGILVNFRQKYITPKRILNNELLQKNS
- a CDS encoding YfcE family phosphodiesterase, producing MLIAIIADIHDNLVNLNKFLNWSGKNKIKKIICAGDLTNSETLHVLGKKFKNSIYLARGNVELYEEKELKKFKNINCFGKTGRFKIDGRIVGLCHEAHFIDKVLHAGHCDIIFYGHSHKPSLEEIDGTELVNPGELGGIWGKATFAVWDTKKNKLELKILETLESTNKSKSTNN
- a CDS encoding CapA family protein, encoding MGFLKKINYEKFIKILSLTAIFAVSLFLVLLFYSAAKDPGDYFLPPEKLIPKKNASSLKMLFLGDLMLDRHVGEKISQKGLSYLFENLDENFFCGYDIVSANLEGAVTDEGAHYNPVMSYDFAFSPKIISELKKYHFNFFNLANNHFSDQGERGIMETRKNLDNLNFYYSGCPDGQIGDCSGKILEVSGKKIGLAGFSSVYSLVDQGGAGEIIKDLAGKTDLVIVNVHWGEEYKHQFNKIQQKTARNLIDAGADIIIGHHPHVVQGIEIYRGKPIFYSLGNFIFDQYFSSGTQEGLAIGVKITEEKNEFYLFPLKSKLSRPEPMEGQEKEKFFSDLVGWSNLEESREEQVKKGNLVITK